Proteins encoded by one window of Halomonas sp. Bachu 37:
- a CDS encoding argininosuccinate synthase, protein MSDVKKVVLAYSGGLDTSVIVKWLQETYHCEVVTFTADIGQGEEVEPARTKAQALGVKEIYIEDLREEFARDYVYPMFRANTIYEGEYLLGTSIARPLIAKRLIEIANETGADAISHGATGKGNDQVRFELGAYALKPGVKVIAPWREWDLTSREKLMNYCEQHDIPVDFSKSRKKSPYSMDANLLHISYEGGILEDPWAEAEEDMWRWSVSPEAAPDTATYVELTYEQGDIVAIDGQAMKAHEVLEKLNKLGGDNGIGRLDIVENRYVGMKSRGCYETPGGTIMLRAHRAIESITLDREEAHLKDELMPKYAEVIYNGYWWSPERRMLQAAIDETQKNVSGVVRMKLYKGSATVVGRKSEQSLFDESIATFEDDAGAYDQKDAEGFIKLNALRLRIAAGKGRQQS, encoded by the coding sequence ATGTCCGATGTCAAGAAGGTCGTGCTGGCCTATTCCGGCGGCCTGGACACATCCGTTATTGTCAAGTGGTTGCAAGAAACCTACCACTGCGAAGTGGTGACCTTTACCGCTGACATCGGTCAGGGAGAAGAAGTGGAACCGGCGCGCACCAAGGCACAGGCGTTGGGCGTCAAGGAAATCTACATCGAAGACCTGCGTGAAGAGTTCGCGCGCGACTACGTCTACCCGATGTTCCGTGCCAACACCATCTATGAGGGCGAGTACCTGCTGGGTACCTCCATCGCCCGGCCGTTGATCGCCAAGCGCCTGATCGAGATCGCCAACGAGACCGGCGCCGACGCCATTTCCCATGGCGCCACCGGCAAGGGCAACGACCAGGTACGCTTCGAGCTGGGCGCCTATGCGCTCAAGCCCGGGGTCAAGGTGATCGCCCCGTGGCGCGAGTGGGATCTGACCTCGCGCGAAAAGCTGATGAACTACTGCGAGCAGCACGACATCCCGGTCGACTTCTCCAAGAGCAGGAAAAAGTCACCGTACTCCATGGATGCCAACCTGCTGCATATCTCCTACGAGGGCGGCATTCTCGAGGACCCCTGGGCCGAGGCCGAGGAAGACATGTGGCGCTGGAGCGTCTCGCCGGAAGCCGCACCGGACACCGCCACCTACGTCGAGCTGACCTATGAGCAGGGCGACATCGTGGCCATCGACGGCCAGGCGATGAAAGCCCACGAAGTACTGGAAAAGCTCAACAAGCTGGGTGGCGACAACGGCATCGGCCGTCTCGATATCGTCGAGAACCGTTACGTCGGCATGAAGTCTCGTGGCTGCTATGAAACACCCGGCGGCACCATCATGCTGCGCGCCCATCGTGCCATCGAATCGATCACACTCGACCGTGAGGAAGCTCACCTCAAGGACGAACTGATGCCGAAATACGCCGAGGTGATCTACAACGGCTATTGGTGGAGCCCGGAGCGGCGCATGCTGCAAGCGGCCATCGACGAGACCCAGAAAAACGTATCCGGTGTCGTGCGCATGAAACTCTACAAGGGCAGCGCCACGGTCGTTGGACGTAAATCCGAACAGTCGCTGTTCGACGAGTCCATCGCCACCTTTGAAGACGATGCCGGCGCTTATGACCAGAAGGACGCCGAGGGCTTCATCAAGCTCAACGCACTGCGCCTGCGCATTGCCGCCGGCAAGGGTCGCCAGCAAAGCTAA
- a CDS encoding HlyU family transcriptional regulator: MLKKWLCGLINGGRQEQSGPATAEAEPVEYKGYLLVSQPDEQGGQYRISGWIRKPQADGEMLEHRFERSDMLPGREACDATMVAKAQRYIDEVGEEMFDPDPRQGRSQASAE; the protein is encoded by the coding sequence ATGCTGAAAAAATGGCTGTGCGGTCTCATCAACGGTGGCAGACAGGAGCAGTCGGGGCCGGCAACAGCCGAAGCGGAGCCGGTGGAATACAAAGGTTATCTGCTGGTATCCCAGCCCGATGAACAGGGCGGCCAGTACCGCATCAGCGGCTGGATTCGCAAGCCTCAGGCGGATGGCGAAATGCTGGAACATCGCTTCGAGCGCTCGGATATGCTCCCCGGACGTGAAGCCTGCGATGCCACCATGGTGGCCAAGGCGCAGCGTTATATCGATGAGGTGGGGGAAGAGATGTTTGATCCCGACCCTCGCCAGGGCCGGTCCCAAGCCTCGGCCGAATAA
- a CDS encoding DUF294 nucleotidyltransferase-like domain-containing protein, with the protein MRLVHRASPWREMISARGELASDTLLAPLESAFTALDSLSSTATHAWQPHLVDALVRYDLPAWRIAQILSDHNDWLYRQAIAQSLAEMQAQGWGPPPVVCCILTLGSTARHESLLGPDQDNAMIVADYPDERHVEIDGYFQALGERFTRRLDEAGIPLCHGHVMARWPMWRKRANEWHEQLRIWSGDRRVKRVQQTNILLDFSPVWGDASLARQLWQSVVTLLPAANLFLDEMASLLDELPVALDRLGRLRGRVDVDAPHDGAIDLKRQGLLPLVSAVRLLALMNHCSEVGTRERLTALGNLTGGLDLAQATTLRAGFDRLQHLVLDQQRYNLSRRQAADGWVDITHLREDERMLLKFDLQQIRRLVGIAQDRVRHGGLSR; encoded by the coding sequence GTGCGCCTGGTGCATCGAGCGTCCCCGTGGCGTGAAATGATAAGCGCCAGGGGAGAGCTTGCTTCCGACACCTTGTTGGCCCCCCTCGAATCCGCGTTTACTGCTCTCGATTCCCTTTCGTCGACCGCCACCCATGCCTGGCAGCCCCACCTTGTCGACGCTCTGGTGCGCTATGACCTGCCGGCCTGGCGCATCGCCCAGATCCTCAGCGACCATAACGACTGGCTCTATCGTCAGGCCATTGCACAATCTCTTGCCGAAATGCAGGCACAAGGCTGGGGGCCGCCGCCGGTCGTGTGCTGCATCCTGACGCTGGGTTCCACGGCGCGCCACGAAAGCCTGCTGGGCCCCGATCAGGACAATGCCATGATCGTGGCCGACTATCCCGATGAACGTCACGTGGAGATCGATGGCTATTTTCAGGCTCTGGGGGAACGTTTCACCCGGCGTCTGGATGAAGCGGGGATTCCGCTATGCCACGGCCATGTCATGGCGCGCTGGCCGATGTGGCGCAAGAGGGCCAACGAATGGCATGAGCAGCTGCGTATATGGAGCGGCGATCGGCGGGTCAAGCGGGTACAGCAAACCAATATTCTGCTGGATTTCTCTCCCGTCTGGGGCGATGCCTCGCTGGCTCGGCAATTATGGCAAAGCGTGGTGACGCTGCTGCCCGCTGCCAATCTGTTTCTGGATGAAATGGCGTCGCTGCTCGATGAGTTGCCGGTTGCCCTGGATCGCCTTGGGCGGCTACGCGGCAGGGTCGATGTCGATGCCCCCCATGACGGGGCCATTGATCTCAAGAGACAGGGCTTGTTGCCCCTGGTCAGTGCGGTTCGCTTGCTGGCGCTGATGAATCATTGCTCCGAAGTCGGCACCAGAGAACGCCTGACAGCCTTGGGTAACCTGACGGGGGGCCTGGATCTAGCTCAGGCCACTACCTTGCGGGCGGGGTTCGACCGCTTGCAGCACCTGGTGCTCGATCAGCAGCGCTACAACTTGTCACGGCGACAGGCAGCCGATGGTTGGGTCGATATCACGCACTTGCGCGAGGACGAGCGGATGCTGCTCAAGTTCGACCTGCAGCAGATTCGACGCCTGGTGGGCATCGCCCAGGATCGGGTGCGCCATGGTGGCTTATCTCGGTAG
- a CDS encoding sensor histidine kinase, with translation MRSDPVILGFAFSYLALLFVIAAWGDRRAEQGRSLIGSPTVYALSIAVYCTAWTFYGSVGHATQQGPGFLLIYLGPTLAMLLAPVVIRKMVRIAARQRITSIADFISARYGKSSGLGALVALIALVSVTPYIALQLKAITVSHAVLVNYPAAAESSLANERFWIDKSFWVALVLAVFIILFGTRHLDASERHEGMVAAIAFESLVKLVAFAAVGVFVVFVMFAGPGDLFGRVAASPELVRAMSLDAVPGGATGWVGMLLLAFLAFLTLPRQFQVLVVENVDEEHLKRASWLFPLYLLAINLFVVPIALAGLLLAGLGGDPDSFVLTLPLAAGQEGLPLLVFIGGLSAATGMMIVETIALSTMVSNQLIMPLLLRSKRLHLGSQGELAGWLLGIRRIAIVLILLLGYLYHALIGDSYSLVTIGLVSFAGVAQFAPAMLIGMYWRGATRLGATLGLMAGFGVWFYTLLLPGFVQSGWLGAGLLENGLWGLAWLRPYALFGLSGWDIYTHSLLWSLLANIGLLVGVSLFSRQGPLEQTQAALFTEAMHPNLQLTSLWRGQTTQGELRNLLVRYLGSQTTARVFAVAGATTPGQAASSAHLPPEPSEPSPDALPASTELINRAEQALAGSLGSASARVLINSVVRGEALDLESILSILDTTSQTLEYNRRLEQKSTELTRIGEELRSANERLRELDRLKDEFVAMVSHELRTPLTSIRAFAEILRDSDQLPEAKRRHFLDVIVHESQRLSRLIEEILDLARLESGRLTLNPQPVDLAELTRHSVDAISRLQETRGIALDVRIDAEPAPVIGDPDRLEQVLINLLDNAGKFADSDAPKVLLRLYRHKNHYRLSVEDNGPGISEEEHERVFEKFHQIQQQNAEKARGRPKGSGLGLPISRGIVAHLGGRLWVENAADLGGACLIMELPEAPDRDDPPTR, from the coding sequence ATGCGTAGCGACCCGGTAATCCTCGGTTTCGCCTTCAGCTACCTGGCCTTGCTGTTCGTCATAGCGGCCTGGGGAGACCGCCGGGCCGAACAGGGACGCTCCTTGATCGGCTCCCCCACGGTCTACGCCCTGTCGATTGCCGTCTACTGCACCGCCTGGACCTTCTACGGCAGCGTGGGCCATGCCACTCAACAGGGGCCCGGTTTTCTGCTGATCTATCTCGGCCCGACCCTGGCCATGCTGCTGGCGCCCGTGGTCATCCGCAAGATGGTCCGGATCGCCGCACGCCAGCGTATCACCTCGATCGCCGACTTCATCAGTGCCCGTTACGGCAAGAGTTCAGGCCTGGGCGCCCTGGTCGCGCTTATCGCCCTGGTCAGCGTCACGCCCTACATCGCCCTGCAGCTCAAGGCCATCACCGTCAGCCACGCAGTGCTGGTCAACTACCCGGCGGCCGCCGAGTCGAGCCTGGCCAACGAGCGCTTCTGGATTGACAAGTCCTTCTGGGTGGCATTGGTACTAGCGGTCTTCATCATTCTGTTCGGCACCCGCCACCTGGACGCCAGCGAACGTCACGAAGGCATGGTGGCGGCAATTGCCTTCGAGTCGCTGGTCAAGTTGGTGGCATTCGCCGCGGTGGGTGTGTTCGTGGTCTTCGTCATGTTCGCCGGCCCCGGCGACCTGTTCGGCCGAGTCGCGGCAAGTCCCGAACTGGTTCGCGCCATGTCGCTGGATGCCGTACCCGGCGGAGCGACCGGTTGGGTCGGTATGCTGTTACTGGCGTTTCTGGCCTTTCTGACCCTGCCGCGTCAGTTTCAGGTACTGGTGGTAGAAAACGTCGACGAAGAGCATCTGAAACGAGCCAGCTGGTTGTTCCCGCTGTACCTGCTGGCGATCAATCTGTTCGTGGTTCCCATCGCTCTTGCCGGTTTGTTGCTCGCCGGGCTGGGCGGCGACCCGGACAGCTTCGTCCTCACGCTGCCGCTCGCCGCCGGGCAGGAGGGCTTGCCCCTGCTGGTGTTCATTGGCGGACTATCTGCCGCCACCGGCATGATGATCGTCGAGACCATCGCCCTTTCCACCATGGTCAGCAACCAGCTGATCATGCCGCTGCTGCTGCGTTCGAAACGCCTGCACCTGGGCTCCCAGGGCGAACTGGCTGGCTGGCTCCTGGGCATACGGCGTATCGCGATCGTACTCATCCTGCTGCTCGGCTACCTCTATCACGCACTGATCGGCGACTCCTACAGCCTGGTCACCATCGGCCTGGTGTCTTTCGCCGGGGTGGCTCAGTTCGCCCCGGCGATGCTGATCGGCATGTACTGGCGCGGCGCCACGCGGCTGGGCGCGACACTGGGGTTGATGGCAGGATTTGGGGTCTGGTTCTATACCCTGCTCCTGCCGGGGTTCGTTCAATCCGGCTGGCTGGGCGCAGGCCTGCTGGAGAACGGTCTCTGGGGGCTTGCCTGGCTCCGCCCGTATGCCCTGTTCGGGCTGAGCGGCTGGGATATCTACACGCATTCACTGCTGTGGAGCCTGCTTGCCAATATCGGCCTGCTGGTAGGCGTATCGCTGTTCTCCCGTCAAGGACCTCTGGAGCAGACCCAGGCGGCACTGTTTACCGAAGCCATGCACCCAAACCTGCAGTTGACCTCCTTGTGGCGGGGGCAAACCACCCAGGGCGAGCTGCGCAACTTGCTGGTGCGCTACCTGGGAAGCCAGACCACCGCCCGCGTATTTGCCGTGGCGGGTGCGACGACGCCCGGCCAAGCCGCTTCATCGGCTCATTTACCTCCAGAGCCTAGCGAGCCGTCCCCCGATGCGCTGCCCGCCTCGACCGAACTGATCAACCGGGCGGAACAGGCCCTGGCCGGCTCGCTGGGCAGTGCCTCGGCTCGCGTGCTGATCAATTCCGTGGTGCGCGGCGAGGCGCTCGATCTCGAATCGATCCTGAGCATTCTCGACACTACCTCGCAAACCCTAGAATACAACCGTCGCCTGGAGCAGAAATCGACGGAACTGACACGTATCGGCGAGGAGCTGCGCAGCGCCAACGAGCGTCTGCGCGAGCTCGACCGGCTCAAGGATGAATTCGTCGCCATGGTCAGCCATGAGTTACGCACACCGCTCACCTCCATCCGCGCCTTTGCCGAAATCCTGCGCGACAGCGACCAGTTGCCGGAAGCCAAGCGGCGTCATTTTCTCGATGTCATCGTCCACGAGAGCCAGCGCCTGTCGCGCTTGATCGAAGAGATCCTCGACCTTGCCCGGCTGGAAAGCGGTCGCTTGACCCTGAATCCTCAGCCAGTCGACCTCGCCGAGTTGACCCGCCATAGCGTGGACGCCATCTCCCGGCTTCAGGAAACACGCGGGATCGCGCTCGACGTCAGAATCGATGCCGAACCCGCGCCGGTGATCGGCGACCCGGACAGGCTCGAGCAGGTACTCATCAATTTGCTGGACAATGCCGGCAAGTTCGCCGATTCCGATGCACCCAAGGTACTTCTGCGGTTATATCGCCACAAGAATCACTACCGTTTGAGTGTCGAGGACAATGGACCGGGCATCAGCGAAGAGGAGCACGAGCGGGTGTTCGAGAAATTCCATCAGATTCAACAGCAGAATGCCGAAAAAGCACGGGGCCGGCCCAAGGGCAGCGGGCTGGGCTTGCCCATCAGCCGAGGAATCGTGGCGCACCTCGGCGGACGGCTGTGGGTGGAAAACGCCGCGGATCTTGGCGGTGCCTGTCTAATCATGGAATTACCCGAAGCTCCTGACCGCGACGATCCACCCACTCGCTAA
- a CDS encoding 3'-5' exonuclease: MTTRGLPKRQKLIGLWLLLSGVSIFGGAIFAMWLDAQLQPQGTVRLALWLGSFSGGGTIFLVGLLLERMLFTPLRHLQVQLARLVANPDARDEHPPEGWLKSLGPDLRRVRESWRADRSRLATAHTEGARSAARIRQELETLLQVLETPLLLCDQHRRLMLFNQAAEEFFDDHTGLGLGKRLEALLPVSSLQDMMRQLPGDGSPRELLTPCQERWLRVVMRRVPGSDGETLLTFTDATAAWSREMGVRAELADMLPSLRRHGASLTSAADALIHLRYHDKEQFEESTGLRQRLERVINEESQILGSTIEQVSGLLDAMQHQGERLMPMWSNDFWQALDERLDPEHRLITPIGMPAWFRGDAPALIALLDSLVRHLNAYLPDNGFEGEVCLGNKRVYLDLIWRGKPIPQRELALWSEQPLPSLPLTPRVADVLRQHASDVWSLADPDGEHARLRLPLPATERVGAPREPTPPRPEFHDFGIAELPPPDEALASRPLRSLDVVAFDTETTGLELRRGDTVISLGACRIVNARLLASDVFDQKVDPKRPIPPASTAIHGLTDADVAGAPPLEVVLSRFRGYVDGAVLLAHNAAFDMLAISQKGVDFDMPVLDTLLLSRALDEALDGHDLDSLAQRYDLSFPAGTRHTALGDARVTAELWLALLPRLEARGIDTLEQLLALQHNAIDREDANVS, from the coding sequence ATGACAACGCGCGGCCTGCCCAAGCGCCAGAAGTTGATCGGCTTGTGGCTGCTGTTGAGTGGAGTCAGCATCTTCGGCGGTGCCATCTTCGCCATGTGGCTGGACGCTCAATTGCAGCCCCAGGGTACGGTCCGCCTGGCCCTGTGGTTGGGGAGTTTCTCGGGTGGGGGAACCATCTTTCTCGTCGGCCTGTTACTCGAACGCATGCTGTTTACCCCATTGCGTCACCTCCAGGTGCAACTGGCGCGCCTGGTGGCGAATCCCGACGCTCGCGACGAGCATCCACCCGAAGGATGGCTCAAGAGCCTGGGGCCGGACCTGCGCCGGGTACGCGAAAGCTGGCGCGCCGATCGCAGCCGATTGGCCACGGCTCATACCGAAGGCGCCCGCAGCGCCGCGCGTATCCGCCAGGAACTGGAGACCCTGCTGCAGGTCCTGGAAACACCGCTTCTGCTCTGCGACCAGCATCGCCGCCTGATGCTGTTCAACCAGGCCGCTGAGGAGTTCTTCGACGATCACACCGGGCTGGGACTGGGCAAGCGGCTCGAAGCACTTCTGCCGGTCTCCAGCCTCCAGGATATGATGCGCCAGCTGCCGGGGGACGGTTCTCCCCGGGAGCTGCTCACGCCTTGCCAGGAGCGTTGGCTGCGCGTGGTCATGCGCCGGGTTCCGGGCAGCGACGGTGAAACCCTGCTGACCTTTACCGACGCCACCGCCGCCTGGTCGCGGGAAATGGGGGTACGCGCAGAGCTTGCCGACATGCTGCCCTCGCTACGCCGCCATGGCGCCAGCTTGACCAGTGCCGCCGACGCCCTGATCCACCTGCGCTACCACGACAAGGAGCAGTTCGAAGAAAGCACCGGCCTGCGACAACGCCTGGAGCGAGTCATCAACGAGGAGAGTCAGATTCTCGGCAGCACGATAGAGCAGGTCAGTGGTTTGCTCGATGCCATGCAACACCAGGGCGAGCGCCTCATGCCCATGTGGTCCAACGATTTCTGGCAAGCTCTGGATGAGCGGCTGGACCCCGAACATCGCTTGATCACCCCGATCGGCATGCCGGCCTGGTTTCGTGGCGATGCGCCCGCGCTGATTGCTTTGCTCGATTCCCTGGTGCGACACCTCAATGCCTACCTGCCCGATAATGGCTTCGAGGGCGAAGTCTGCCTGGGCAACAAGCGCGTCTACCTGGACCTGATCTGGCGCGGCAAACCCATTCCCCAGCGTGAACTGGCTCTGTGGAGCGAACAGCCGCTGCCATCGCTGCCGTTGACGCCCAGGGTGGCCGACGTGCTGCGCCAGCACGCCAGCGATGTCTGGAGTCTGGCCGACCCCGATGGGGAACACGCCAGGCTGCGCTTGCCGTTGCCGGCCACGGAGCGGGTCGGCGCGCCACGGGAGCCCACCCCACCACGCCCGGAGTTCCATGACTTCGGTATCGCCGAACTGCCGCCCCCCGATGAAGCGCTCGCCAGCCGGCCACTGCGCAGCCTGGACGTGGTGGCATTCGATACCGAGACCACCGGACTCGAGCTGCGTCGTGGCGATACCGTGATCAGCCTAGGAGCCTGCCGCATCGTCAACGCCCGCCTGCTGGCCAGCGACGTGTTCGACCAGAAGGTCGATCCTAAACGGCCGATCCCCCCCGCCAGCACGGCGATCCACGGTCTGACGGATGCCGATGTCGCCGGCGCGCCGCCGCTCGAGGTGGTATTGTCGCGCTTTCGCGGCTATGTCGATGGCGCGGTGCTGCTTGCCCATAACGCGGCGTTCGATATGCTGGCGATCAGTCAGAAAGGGGTGGATTTCGACATGCCGGTTCTCGATACGTTGCTGTTGTCGCGGGCTCTGGACGAAGCCCTCGACGGCCACGATCTCGATAGTCTCGCCCAACGCTATGACTTGAGTTTCCCTGCCGGCACCCGGCACACCGCGCTCGGCGATGCCCGGGTCACCGCCGAGTTGTGGCTGGCCCTGCTGCCCCGGCTGGAGGCGCGTGGTATCGACACCCTAGAACAGTTGCTGGCGCTACAGCACAATGCCATCGACAGGGAGGATGCCAACGTCTCATGA
- a CDS encoding response regulator transcription factor: MARVLVVDDEPNIVLSLEFLMEQAGFEVTTAADGEQALVSVKETPPDLLLLDISLPGISGFDVLEQLRGDPETARLPIIMLTAHGREVEREKGMALGADDYITKPFSTQALVSKVQALLGESSPGEASP, encoded by the coding sequence ATGGCCAGAGTGCTCGTGGTCGATGATGAGCCCAATATCGTTCTATCACTGGAATTCTTGATGGAGCAAGCCGGTTTCGAAGTGACCACCGCAGCGGATGGGGAGCAAGCCCTGGTCAGCGTCAAGGAAACGCCACCCGATCTCCTCCTGCTGGATATCAGTCTGCCGGGCATCAGTGGCTTCGATGTCCTGGAGCAGTTACGTGGCGATCCCGAGACCGCTCGCCTGCCCATCATCATGCTGACCGCCCATGGTCGCGAAGTCGAGCGCGAGAAAGGCATGGCCCTGGGGGCCGACGATTACATCACCAAGCCATTCTCCACTCAGGCATTGGTGTCCAAGGTACAGGCGCTACTGGGGGAATCGAGCCCGGGAGAGGCGAGCCCATGA
- a CDS encoding carbon starvation protein A, with protein MSAIIVLLIGLAAMAAGYFVYSKFIAEKIYRLDPDFKTPAHEFEDGVDYVPTNRFVLWGHHFTSVAGAAPIVGPAIAVIWGWLPAFLWVVLGTIFFAGIHDAGAIWASVRNRAKSVGALTGDVVGKRARSIFMIVIFLVLLMVNAVFAVVISGLMMNFSSAVVPVWGAILVALVIGQLIYRRVLSLPMVSILGVVALYALIGIGPSVPIQMPAEVGGMSGNAIWILILFGYAAIASLLPVWMLLQPRDYINGLQLFIGLIVLYGAIVLLNPTMVAPMVNGNVPEGTPSLLPLLFVTIACGAISGFHGLVASGTTSKQLNKETDARFVGYFGAVGEGMLALAAILAATAGFASFADWEAMYTAFGQGGVNAFVEGGAFIIHNGLGLPEATAATLLTVMAALFAGTTMDTGLRLQRYIFQEWGEIYNQQWMKKPAAATLLAVGSCLVLAFGAGGADGSGGLIIWPLFGTTNQLLAGLTLLVITVMLVRLKRPMWFTLAPLCFLLVMTILALLIQLRSFWEQGNMFLLVLDIVVLIAAIMVAMECASALKRSRAEMARQEP; from the coding sequence ATGAGTGCCATTATTGTTCTGCTGATAGGTCTTGCGGCAATGGCGGCGGGGTACTTCGTGTACTCCAAGTTCATTGCCGAGAAGATCTATCGACTCGATCCCGATTTCAAGACCCCCGCCCATGAGTTCGAGGATGGTGTCGACTACGTCCCGACCAATCGCTTCGTCCTGTGGGGGCATCACTTCACTTCCGTGGCCGGCGCGGCTCCCATCGTGGGGCCTGCAATTGCGGTCATCTGGGGGTGGTTACCGGCTTTCCTGTGGGTGGTGCTGGGCACCATCTTCTTTGCCGGCATCCATGACGCCGGAGCGATATGGGCCAGTGTGCGCAATCGCGCCAAGTCGGTGGGGGCCTTGACCGGCGATGTAGTGGGCAAGCGTGCGCGCAGCATCTTCATGATCGTGATTTTCCTGGTCCTGTTGATGGTCAACGCGGTGTTCGCCGTGGTGATCTCCGGACTGATGATGAATTTCTCCAGCGCCGTGGTGCCGGTATGGGGGGCGATTCTGGTGGCATTGGTCATCGGCCAGCTGATCTACCGGCGCGTGCTCAGCTTGCCCATGGTGTCGATTCTCGGTGTCGTGGCGCTTTATGCCTTGATCGGCATCGGGCCTTCGGTGCCGATCCAGATGCCGGCGGAAGTCGGAGGCATGTCGGGTAATGCCATCTGGATACTGATTCTGTTTGGCTATGCCGCCATCGCCTCGCTGCTGCCGGTGTGGATGCTGCTGCAGCCCCGCGATTACATCAATGGCTTGCAGCTGTTCATCGGTCTGATTGTCCTCTATGGCGCCATCGTGCTGCTCAACCCCACGATGGTGGCGCCGATGGTCAATGGCAACGTCCCGGAAGGCACTCCTTCGTTGCTGCCATTGCTCTTCGTCACCATCGCCTGCGGGGCGATTTCAGGCTTCCACGGCCTGGTGGCGTCAGGAACCACCTCGAAGCAGTTGAACAAGGAAACCGATGCCCGGTTCGTGGGCTATTTCGGTGCCGTGGGCGAGGGCATGCTGGCGCTTGCCGCCATCCTGGCAGCGACGGCGGGCTTTGCCTCCTTCGCCGATTGGGAAGCCATGTACACGGCCTTCGGCCAGGGTGGGGTGAATGCCTTCGTCGAAGGCGGCGCCTTCATCATTCATAACGGCCTGGGGTTGCCCGAAGCCACGGCGGCGACCCTGCTGACGGTCATGGCGGCATTGTTCGCCGGCACCACCATGGATACCGGCCTTCGCCTGCAGCGTTATATTTTCCAGGAGTGGGGCGAAATCTATAACCAGCAATGGATGAAGAAACCCGCCGCGGCGACCTTGCTGGCGGTGGGAAGCTGTCTGGTGCTGGCCTTCGGTGCCGGTGGTGCGGATGGTTCCGGCGGCTTGATAATCTGGCCATTGTTCGGCACCACCAACCAGTTGCTGGCCGGTCTGACGCTGCTGGTAATCACGGTAATGCTGGTACGCCTGAAGCGCCCCATGTGGTTCACCCTGGCACCGCTGTGCTTCCTGCTGGTGATGACCATCCTGGCGCTGTTGATCCAGCTGCGCAGTTTCTGGGAACAGGGCAACATGTTCCTGCTGGTGCTGGATATCGTGGTGCTGATCGCCGCCATCATGGTTGCCATGGAGTGCGCTTCGGCGTTGAAGCGTTCGCGTGCGGAAATGGCCCGGCAAGAGCCCTGA
- a CDS encoding cory-CC-star protein: protein MQDEPHNGQASRREKLRAWLDQARYFTEEVYSARYRGAIARARRDEDDLFMLLVFSEMMGLQNPAAYYTLELQPLLLERFHDWHQRMGMEHSPLDHFRCC from the coding sequence ATGCAAGATGAACCGCACAACGGGCAGGCATCACGTCGTGAAAAGCTGCGGGCCTGGCTCGACCAGGCCCGTTACTTCACCGAAGAGGTGTACAGCGCCCGCTATCGGGGAGCCATCGCCCGTGCGCGCCGCGACGAGGATGATCTATTCATGCTGTTGGTATTCTCGGAAATGATGGGCCTGCAGAATCCAGCGGCGTACTACACCCTCGAGTTGCAACCGCTGTTGCTGGAGCGCTTTCACGACTGGCACCAGCGCATGGGGATGGAGCATTCGCCGCTGGATCATTTCAGGTGCTGTTAG